The sequence GGAGCTGCGGCACAGCACCTGGACCGGCTGCCCTCCGGCAGCATGGTGGTGAACGCGTACTTCCTCCAGGAAGAGGCGGCACGCGACGTGCGGCGCGGGCTCGCGGAGTCGCCGGTGCTGGAGGAGGTCTTCGCGAAGGCCGCGGCGCTGGGCGTGCGCGCGGTGCGGACCAACGGGCACAACGACGCGGCGTCGAAGATTGGCGACAGCGCGATGCAGGTGGCTCCGCTCCAGTACGACGAGGTGTCGCTCGTGGGGTTGGACCGTGTACTCGCGCGAGCGCGGGTGCACGGCGTGCGGCTGGTGCTCACGCTGGGCAACTACTGGGATGCGTACGGAGGCGCACGCCAGTACGTGGCGTGGGCGGGCTTGCCGAATCCCGTGGAGGGAGACCCGCGCTTCTTCACCGAGCCCTCCGTGGTGGCGCACTACAAGGCGCACGTGGCGCGGCTGCTGGAGCGGGTGAACACGGTGGACGGCATCCGCTACGGAGACCATCCGGCGGTGCTCGCGTGGGAGTTGCTCAACGAACCACGAGGGAAAGGACTCGACCGGGAAGGTGTGAAGCTGCGCGCGTGGATTGATGACGTGGCGCAGGAGGTGAAGGCGCACGCGCCCGGACAGCTCGTGGGCACGGGCGAGGAGGGCTTCGAGCCGGCACCGGAAGGCTACGACGGAGCCTTCTGGTCGGCGGTGGGCGCGCCGATGCTGCGCACGCCGGGCTCCAGCTTCTCGCGCAACACGGCGTCGCCGTTCATCGACTTCGCGTCGGTGCACTTCTATCCGGAGGCCTGGGGACTGGACGGTCCAGGCACGGCGGTGGCGGGCGCGAAGTGGATTCAAGAGCACGCGGCGATTGCGCGCAGCCTGGGCAAGCCGCTGTTCGTCGGTGAATTGGGATTGCGCAACGAGGGCGACCTCGACCTGTCCCAGCGCCGCGCGCTCTATCGCGGCTGGCTGGAGTGCATGCGCGAGGAGGGACTGGGCGCCGGAGCGCTGTGGATGTTCGCCAACGACGCACGGCCCGATGCTTGGGACGCGCACACGTTCTACTTCCGCGACGGCACGGCTCCGGAGGACCCGGTGAATCGCTACGCGGACCTCATCATCGAGGCGGCCGCGGCGGCGCGGCCCTGAACGCACGAAGGCCCGGAGGGAGACGTGCTCCCGCCGGGCCCCGGTGTGCTTCAGCGTGACTCAGTACGCGACGTGCACGTGGTCGCGGTGGCCGCCGATGGCGCCGATGTTGTTGCCGTTCTTGATGCCGCCCACCGGGTCATAGAAGAGCTCCGTGGGGCGCGTGCCGGCCAGGCGGCGGTAGTACGCGGCCATCTGCGACGGGCTGCCCGCCACGTCGATGGCGCGGCCCTTGTAGTGGTACGAGCCCGGCGTGTGCGTGCCGCCCGTGGTGGACGTAATCCTCAACCCCATCTGCCGCGCCAGGTTCGACGCGAAGTCCAGCTTCTGGCGGTTGCTGCCATTCACCGGGAAGTTGCCCGGCGTGCCCTGCGTACCGCCCGGGCGGCCACCGTCCGGCTTGCCGTCCCACAGGTCCTGGTTGCGCGAGTTGAACAGCGAGCGGCCCGTGTTGTTGCCGACGACGCCGTCCGCCGTCAGGTGGTGCGCCCGCTGATAGGCCTGCACCGCCGACTTCGTCTTCGCCCCGAAGATGCCGTCCGCCGCACCCGCGTTGTAGCCAGCGCGAGACAGCGTCTGCTGGAGCCGCGTCACATCCGAACCGCGCGAACCGACCTGGAGCATGGGAGGCCTCGTTCTCTCTTGGGGGGCGAAATTCTCGGTACAAGAGAGTTATCGGGGCCCACATCCGGAAGTTGCGCGCAAAGTGCGCAAAGTCAGGAATGGTGGGATGTGTGGCGCCGGCTGTTCACACGGAAATCAAGCCCTTGCGGATGCCCTCGGTGACGGCCTCGACGCGGTTGGTGACCTCGAGCTTCCGGTAGATGTGCTCCAGGTGGGTGCGGATGGTGGCCTTGCTGAGGCTGAGGAGCCGGGCCGCCTCGCTGTTGGAGACGCCCTTGGCGATGAGCTGGAGGATTTCCCGCTCGCGGTCCGACAGCGGCTTGAGCGGCGGCTCCTGCGAGGACGCGGTCTCCACCGGGGCGGCGCTCACCTCGGGCGCGGGCTCGACGGGGGCCGCGGGCAGCGGCGCCACGGGCTCGGTGGGCACGGGGCTGGAGTCCGGGTCCACGCGGAAGTGACGCAGCAGCCGGCGGGCGAGGTTGGGCTGGATGACGGTGCCGCCCGCGCGGACCTCCTTGATGGCCTCGATGATCTTGTCCACCGGGGCGCCCTTGAGGAGGTAGCCGGACGCGCCGGCCTTCACCGCCTCCAGCACTTTGTCCTCCTCGTCGAAGATGGTGAAGATGAGGATCTCCATCTTCGGGAAGCGCGCCTTCACCTCGCGCGTGACGTCGATGCCGCTCATGCGCGGCAGCCCGAGGTCGAGCAGCAGCACGTCCGGCATCACCTTGGGCACTTCCTCGAGCGCGGCCTCGCCGGACAGCGCGGTGCCGACGATGTCGATGTCCTGCTGCCCCTCGAAGAGGCGGAGCTGGTTCTTGAGGATCTTCGTCTGGTCTTCCACCACGAAGACGCGGATGGGGGGCGCGGCGGGAGGCGGGGCGTCCACGGAGGCTCCGGTCATGACTGCAGGCAGGGGAGGGAGAAGGCCACCTGGGCGCCAGCGCCCGGTGTCGAGTCGACGATGAGCTGGCCACCGAGCTTCATGGCGCGCTCGCGCATGTTCAACAGGCCGTAGTGGCCGCGCGGCGTGCGGGCCGGGTCGAAGCCCTTGCCGTCGTCGCGAACGATGAGGTGGACGCGGTCCTCGCTGAAGTCGAGCCGCACCTGCACGCTCTTCGCCTCCGCGTGCTTCACCGCGTTGGAGAGCGACTCCTGGAGGATGCGGAACAGCGCGAGCTGCGCGTCCGGGGACAGCTTGCGCGGCAGGCCGGTGCGCTCGAAGCGGATGTCCAGGCCGGTGCGCTCGCGGAACGTCTTCGCGTAGTCCTCCAGGCCCTGCGCCAGCTCGAAGTCCTCGCGCATCATGCGCAGGTTGCGGCGCAGCTCCTCGATGGACTCCTCCGCGGTGGCCTTCAGCTCGCGAATCTCCGAGCGCAGCCCGTCCTCGCGCGCGAGGTTCAGGATGTACTCGGCCTGGATGATCATGGACGAGAGCGACGCGCCCAGGCCGTCATGGATTTCGCGCGCCAGCCGGTTGCGCTCCTCCACCACGGCCAGCTCCTTCAAGTCTCCCTGGAGCGCCACCACCTCGCGGTGCGCGGTGGCCTCGCGCTCGTTCAGGTACACGAGCACGTAGACGATGATGAAGTTGAGCGCGAGGTACCAGAGCAGCGTCAAGAGCTCCACCGCCGTCACCGAGCGGTTGAGGAGCAGGTCGAGGCGCGTGGTAATCGGCAGCGCCAGCAGCGGCGGGAGGATGGCCAGCGGCTTGGGGTAGAGGATGGAGAACAGCGTGGTGAACAGGAGCTGCGTGGCCAGCAGCGGGCTCTGCAGACCGCCGCCCACCTGGGGCTTGACGATGAGGACCACGGTGATGGTCAGGTCCAGGCAGAGCGTGGTGTACGTCACCCAGCGGCCGGCCCTCGGGTGGTCGATGACGAGCAGGTTCGCGACGCTGTAGAGCAGCATCGTGAAGTAGCCCACGAAGGCGAACGGCCCGGTGAGGCCGAAGTAGCCGCTCCACGCGGGCACCGCGAGGATGAGCAGGCCCAGCGTGAGGAACATCATGCGCGCGTAGAAGAGCGCGCGGGCGCGGGCGACGAAGCGGTCCTGTTCCCAGGACGCGGTGGCCTGTTCGGCGGAGACGCTGTCCGTGAGCTTGCGGCGCTCCAGCACTTCCCGCACGCGGGCGCGCAAGTCGTTGGCTGGCGTCTCCTCGCCCAGTGCGAGATGGGGGTTCATCGGGCAGGCAGCTTACGAGAGCGACCGGGGGGGCGGAAACCCGGGGCATGGCTCGCCTTCCTCCCGGGTGGGGGAGGAGGCTGGAATTCCGCCGCCGCGCGTCACCCCGCCCGCGTCACTTCGCGCAGGCCTGACGAGCCTCGGGCTTGCGCTGGAAGACGTACTCCATCCGGTCCTTCGTCTCGCCCGTGCGCTCGTCGAAGAGCGGAGTGCCGCCCGCGTACATGGTGCCTTCCGGGTGGCCGTACTTGTCCAGGCCGTGCTCCTGGAGCCAGCGGTCCACGCAGGCCTCCATGGACTGGTGGTCGCCCCCCTTCGCCATTCCGCCCGCGTCCTTGGAGGCGGTACCCCCGTCGGAAGTGAGAGCCCCGCGCGAGGTGCCTGTCTGGGCGCCATCCGAGGGGGCGCCCGAGTCCTTCACGGCCTCCATGGCGTCGCGAGGGTCCGGCTGGGCGGAGGACGCGTCGGTGGGGCCGGGGCCCTCGCCCGTGTTCTTGTGGCAGCCGACCGCCAGGAAGAGGGCGGTGGAAAAGACGAGCACGCCGGTCAGGTTTTTCATATGTCCTGGCTGGTGAGGTCCGCGTCGAAGCGGCACGGTGGGTAGGGCCTGCGCCCTTTTCACGGTGGACGCAGGGGCACGCACCTTATTCGCTTCCGACCCCGCGCGAAGGGGCAATCCGATGCACGGGCACGATACCGACCATCATCCCCGCATCCCCCACGCCTCCCGGCTCGAGCGCGCCCGGGTGCTCCTGGTGGGCGCCGGCGGCCTGGGCTGTCCGGCATCGCTCGCACTGGCGCAGGCGGGTGTCGGCCACCTGACGCTCGCGGATCCGGACCGCGTGGACGTGACGAACCTGCCGCGCCAGCTCTGGCACCGGCCTTCCGAC comes from Pyxidicoccus parkwaysis and encodes:
- a CDS encoding sensor histidine kinase, translating into MNPHLALGEETPANDLRARVREVLERRKLTDSVSAEQATASWEQDRFVARARALFYARMMFLTLGLLILAVPAWSGYFGLTGPFAFVGYFTMLLYSVANLLVIDHPRAGRWVTYTTLCLDLTITVVLIVKPQVGGGLQSPLLATQLLFTTLFSILYPKPLAILPPLLALPITTRLDLLLNRSVTAVELLTLLWYLALNFIIVYVLVYLNEREATAHREVVALQGDLKELAVVEERNRLAREIHDGLGASLSSMIIQAEYILNLAREDGLRSEIRELKATAEESIEELRRNLRMMREDFELAQGLEDYAKTFRERTGLDIRFERTGLPRKLSPDAQLALFRILQESLSNAVKHAEAKSVQVRLDFSEDRVHLIVRDDGKGFDPARTPRGHYGLLNMRERAMKLGGQLIVDSTPGAGAQVAFSLPCLQS
- a CDS encoding response regulator, whose product is MTGASVDAPPPAAPPIRVFVVEDQTKILKNQLRLFEGQQDIDIVGTALSGEAALEEVPKVMPDVLLLDLGLPRMSGIDVTREVKARFPKMEILIFTIFDEEDKVLEAVKAGASGYLLKGAPVDKIIEAIKEVRAGGTVIQPNLARRLLRHFRVDPDSSPVPTEPVAPLPAAPVEPAPEVSAAPVETASSQEPPLKPLSDREREILQLIAKGVSNSEAARLLSLSKATIRTHLEHIYRKLEVTNRVEAVTEGIRKGLISV
- a CDS encoding glycoside hydrolase 5 family protein encodes the protein MRTMSLSCRTAAAALAFALCACGDGEPVMLEAVAADCAGAAAQHLDRLPSGSMVVNAYFLQEEAARDVRRGLAESPVLEEVFAKAAALGVRAVRTNGHNDAASKIGDSAMQVAPLQYDEVSLVGLDRVLARARVHGVRLVLTLGNYWDAYGGARQYVAWAGLPNPVEGDPRFFTEPSVVAHYKAHVARLLERVNTVDGIRYGDHPAVLAWELLNEPRGKGLDREGVKLRAWIDDVAQEVKAHAPGQLVGTGEEGFEPAPEGYDGAFWSAVGAPMLRTPGSSFSRNTASPFIDFASVHFYPEAWGLDGPGTAVAGAKWIQEHAAIARSLGKPLFVGELGLRNEGDLDLSQRRALYRGWLECMREEGLGAGALWMFANDARPDAWDAHTFYFRDGTAPEDPVNRYADLIIEAAAAARP
- a CDS encoding peptidoglycan-binding domain-containing protein; the encoded protein is MLQVGSRGSDVTRLQQTLSRAGYNAGAADGIFGAKTKSAVQAYQRAHHLTADGVVGNNTGRSLFNSRNQDLWDGKPDGGRPGGTQGTPGNFPVNGSNRQKLDFASNLARQMGLRITSTTGGTHTPGSYHYKGRAIDVAGSPSQMAAYYRRLAGTRPTELFYDPVGGIKNGNNIGAIGGHRDHVHVAY